From Bacteroidota bacterium, the proteins below share one genomic window:
- a CDS encoding T9SS type A sorting domain-containing protein gives MQRIIRLLAVLTIAYCWSVTSVNAQTTLINPLTDGGFEAGATFAANNWIVVNTPPLQTNQWFCGTGAVGFTGARCAFVGTASNNNNYSNVTSVVHLYRDVVVPPGQNDIRLYFSWKCRGRSNEDYLSIYAIDPSITPTAGVPVSSGLLAGNLRNQTTWLNDSLDVPCTFSGSTVRIVFSWINDAANATTPAIAIDNIALICNGSSNCIAAMGLGLVNVPSLPYNSGPGTTCGMDDDVTDGNVTVCGNPDYYSDEDVVYAFTPATSGQISIDLNAPLASSTGLMLYDGCPVAGCSGVGGSCVVYQQDVDGSKSICTGVQAGHTYYLVLDGDGVCNDYDNLFISSPNTVATGGTCANPVVLGTLPVSLINESTACMGDDYNNATAGSCGSLFESGEDKVYRYISEGNECISITLMNASSTLIGYQVYYGCPDAGGYCVATDGGYDPIVSTVTLTLPGTYFIIVDSWAPPSSVGYDLNIASFGNGPLNDDVCSALFIPNGVFTLGNNSCSSDMGEPPPPLCWSFPGIVNSVWYKAIVPASGNVTVSVQLLTLQDSQIEVFTGSCSALNSLIDGCNDNAADNCGGGSLASEVHLSGLTPGDTLFIRVDGTFDQVGTFNIMASDTLNSQAFNQQDCLGAISVCNPVINQTTSFFGCGLISDIPAPCNTSNPCVNPTSGNSGCLLSGELNIIWYSIHITAPGLLRWTHSHPMGYYDWILFDLTNNSCQDIANNTLSPVRCNWNGIPSNLCGMQNPVPGGGSPFNFEAPLSVVAGQTLVLALSNWSFTTTGYTLDFSGSSCGIGNASAISWTGTTNTSWITSTNWGGCAAPACGIDATIYPAANQPVISTNTSVNNLNILAGSSLTINPGVTLSVCGDFNNYGAIFISPNSNLLFNNGSVVQHFNGNLIGTNRVGNVIVTKSGGSLVLNDDLDIGGLLLTSNATSVFDANNHYVRLAGNFTNAAGSTTYINPGPTGTLEFNGTALQQYSSGGILDLENIVINNTGAGVNLLSGSLRTSTTGSLHLQLGKVQTNTNEVFVRNPDPASVSGGHTGSFVLGNLRRALSGAADAYDFPVGHALKGYQLANITFTTATTIPELLANFQTYATVPNGPVTTDCPAFDYSLAPVLNNGYWNFTASANPNSGTYDATLYNLNYTNTVSYATVVKSPTSPPTAATWVLDGNCEPASTAAVSIRRGMNGIAALGTGTSISPLPIELLSFTGYPEGNANRLNWVTATETNNAFFTLERSADGASWQALERQSGAGTTSERHDYQALDQHPPVALTYYRLRQTDYDGANSLSEVIAIHNRLDQRIAYGYPNPVANQLHVHRAERQEEDLIIEIDDVCGHCIRRETIHVANGETELTTQVGQLSNGTYYLRLLHNYDQQPETFVFVKNQ, from the coding sequence GAGGATTATCTGTCGATCTACGCGATCGATCCGAGCATCACGCCCACAGCCGGTGTACCGGTTTCTTCGGGCTTACTGGCCGGAAACCTTCGCAATCAAACAACCTGGCTCAACGACTCCCTGGATGTTCCGTGTACATTTTCGGGATCTACCGTACGAATCGTCTTCAGTTGGATCAACGACGCGGCGAACGCGACGACTCCCGCGATTGCCATCGACAACATCGCGCTTATCTGCAACGGGAGTTCAAATTGCATCGCAGCGATGGGCCTTGGCCTGGTGAACGTCCCTTCTCTGCCCTACAACTCGGGGCCCGGTACAACTTGTGGGATGGATGATGATGTGACGGACGGCAACGTGACAGTCTGTGGGAATCCTGACTATTACAGCGATGAAGATGTGGTGTATGCATTCACACCGGCCACTTCCGGCCAGATCTCCATTGACCTGAATGCACCCTTGGCTTCTTCCACCGGCCTGATGCTCTATGACGGTTGTCCGGTCGCGGGCTGTTCGGGAGTAGGCGGGAGTTGCGTCGTCTACCAGCAAGATGTGGACGGCAGCAAGAGTATTTGTACCGGGGTGCAGGCGGGTCATACGTATTATCTGGTGCTGGATGGCGACGGTGTTTGCAATGATTACGATAATCTCTTCATCTCCTCGCCAAACACAGTGGCGACAGGCGGAACCTGTGCGAATCCCGTCGTCCTTGGGACCCTGCCGGTCTCTCTGATCAACGAGTCAACCGCCTGCATGGGCGACGACTACAACAACGCGACGGCAGGAAGCTGTGGTTCGTTGTTCGAATCGGGGGAGGACAAAGTCTATCGCTACATCTCGGAAGGGAACGAATGCATCAGCATTACGCTGATGAATGCTTCAAGCACCCTGATCGGCTACCAGGTTTATTATGGTTGTCCGGATGCGGGCGGCTACTGCGTGGCTACCGATGGTGGCTATGATCCGATCGTGAGCACCGTCACCCTCACCTTACCCGGAACATACTTCATCATCGTGGATTCCTGGGCGCCACCATCTTCCGTCGGCTACGACCTGAATATTGCTTCGTTCGGAAACGGTCCGTTGAACGACGATGTCTGTTCTGCCCTGTTCATTCCGAACGGCGTCTTCACATTAGGCAACAACAGTTGCAGCAGTGATATGGGCGAACCTCCCCCACCACTCTGCTGGTCGTTCCCGGGCATCGTCAACAGCGTGTGGTACAAAGCGATCGTACCCGCTTCCGGCAACGTGACTGTCAGCGTTCAACTGCTCACCCTGCAGGATTCGCAGATCGAAGTGTTCACCGGTAGCTGCAGTGCGTTGAATTCTCTTATCGACGGCTGCAACGATAACGCTGCCGACAATTGTGGTGGCGGAAGCCTGGCGTCGGAAGTTCACCTGTCGGGCCTGACGCCTGGCGACACCCTTTTCATCCGGGTCGATGGAACCTTTGATCAGGTTGGCACCTTCAATATCATGGCCAGCGATACCCTGAACAGCCAGGCCTTCAACCAGCAGGACTGTCTCGGCGCCATCAGCGTTTGTAATCCGGTCATCAATCAGACAACTAGTTTCTTTGGCTGCGGGCTTATTTCCGACATACCGGCGCCCTGCAACACCAGCAATCCGTGCGTCAATCCAACCAGTGGAAATTCGGGTTGCTTGTTGTCGGGAGAATTGAACATCATCTGGTATTCGATCCACATCACCGCTCCCGGCTTGTTGCGCTGGACGCACTCGCATCCCATGGGATACTACGACTGGATTCTCTTTGACCTGACGAACAATTCCTGTCAGGATATCGCCAACAATACCCTTTCACCCGTACGCTGCAACTGGAACGGTATCCCGTCGAATCTTTGCGGTATGCAGAATCCGGTACCCGGTGGCGGCAGCCCGTTCAACTTCGAAGCGCCGCTGTCGGTCGTCGCCGGTCAGACCCTGGTCCTGGCACTATCCAACTGGAGCTTTACAACAACCGGCTATACACTCGACTTCTCCGGCAGCAGCTGCGGGATCGGAAACGCCAGCGCGATTTCCTGGACCGGCACCACCAACACCAGTTGGATCACGAGTACCAACTGGGGAGGTTGTGCAGCACCGGCTTGCGGAATCGACGCGACCATCTACCCCGCAGCGAATCAGCCGGTCATCTCGACGAATACCTCCGTCAACAATCTCAACATCCTCGCGGGTTCCTCGCTGACGATCAACCCGGGAGTGACACTCTCCGTTTGCGGGGATTTCAATAATTACGGCGCCATCTTCATTTCACCGAACTCCAACCTGCTGTTCAACAACGGTTCGGTGGTGCAGCATTTCAACGGCAATCTGATCGGCACGAACCGGGTCGGCAACGTCATTGTGACCAAGTCTGGCGGTAGCCTCGTACTCAACGACGATTTGGATATCGGCGGGCTCCTGCTGACCAGCAATGCCACCAGTGTCTTCGACGCGAACAATCACTACGTCCGACTCGCAGGAAACTTCACCAATGCGGCGGGTTCAACGACATACATCAATCCGGGACCTACGGGCACACTTGAATTCAACGGCACGGCGCTTCAACAATATTCATCGGGGGGCATCCTGGATCTGGAAAACATCGTGATTAACAACACCGGCGCAGGGGTGAATCTCCTCAGTGGAAGTTTGCGCACCAGCACTACGGGTTCGCTTCATCTGCAACTGGGAAAGGTGCAAACGAACACGAATGAAGTGTTTGTCCGCAATCCTGATCCTGCATCCGTTTCGGGAGGTCATACCGGCAGCTTCGTCCTGGGAAACCTGCGAAGAGCGCTGAGCGGTGCAGCGGACGCATACGATTTCCCCGTAGGTCACGCGCTCAAGGGTTATCAGCTCGCCAACATCACCTTCACTACTGCCACGACCATTCCGGAATTGCTTGCCAACTTCCAGACCTATGCCACGGTACCCAATGGCCCGGTGACTACGGATTGTCCTGCCTTCGACTACAGCCTGGCGCCGGTCCTCAACAATGGTTATTGGAATTTCACCGCTTCCGCAAATCCGAACAGCGGAACTTACGATGCAACCCTTTACAACCTGAACTACACGAACACGGTGAGCTACGCGACGGTGGTCAAATCCCCGACAAGCCCGCCGACCGCCGCAACCTGGGTGCTGGACGGTAACTGCGAACCGGCCAGCACCGCGGCGGTATCCATCCGTCGCGGGATGAACGGCATTGCGGCGCTGGGGACAGGCACCTCCATTTCGCCGCTGCCTATCGAACTGCTCAGCTTCACCGGCTATCCGGAAGGGAATGCCAACCGCCTGAATTGGGTCACCGCCACCGAAACCAACAATGCATTCTTCACACTTGAACGTTCGGCGGATGGCGCATCCTGGCAGGCATTGGAACGGCAAAGCGGCGCCGGCACGACGAGCGAACGTCACGACTATCAGGCGTTGGATCAGCATCCGCCGGTTGCCCTTACCTACTACCGATTACGACAAACGGACTACGACGGCGCCAACAGCCTGAGCGAGGTCATTGCCATTCACAATCGACTTGACCAAAGAATCGCCTACGGCTACCCGAATCCCGTTGCCAACCAATTGCATGTACATCGGGCGGAACGTCAAGAAGAAGATCTGATCATCGAAATCGATGACGTTTGCGGACACTGCATTCGTCGCGAGACAATCCACGTCGCGAATGGAGAAACCGAACTCACTACGCAGGTCGGACAGCTCTCCAATGGCACCTACTACCTCCGACTGCTACACAACTACGATCAGCAGCCCGAGACGTTCGTCTTTGTCAAAAACCAGTGA